From one Dermacentor variabilis isolate Ectoservices chromosome 3, ASM5094787v1, whole genome shotgun sequence genomic stretch:
- the LOC142575755 gene encoding uncharacterized protein LOC142575755: MAGHLVHGHGCPYYHVAGLYADHAPWQFLLVGACHGQKKKQQLTKRMDSSMWSGTESEKKTSGHSKSRAKPKKKSSRRSSKRARKRSTTSPGVAEVEDAVLSLSVDSRRPSTSTQAEASTKSSTERHKDPRAASERTSIAGSMGVTEDQSAIANSEIPRSALTFLPAASESMAAFASPEPAVPASHHIPEEDLVSRVPLATLPPSTMMSMRPFTQRKDATKGAVAKHESVMKTRMTTAHDVFTPHSGIARWRKDVQPDLVDVTETGPSMPQWFITALIALIACTIVFALLLSRMFLPDVRSVPCKTHECLEYGRRLASSLNTSVSPCHSFTNFVCDGWRRESALSVQDDLVWETLDRIGRLVRRIKVPSSGQNDLQRAAAAYKSCYDVAQGNRDELPAVRQALAEAGITWPRRPAKVDVLRVALYASVKLGWDVFLRVFPMQVDGRDVVVVSRGVSFVQLNHQFTMQRTLVEKEDFFYALKNSFENGDAGNEATFRELTHIEKIAMGELSQVYNVMTAPVDLPPGTFSRWGSQSLSESSWRRVLAELDFNVTGDLVFRVLRLKYVKAFVELWRILGDTNLYWLVSWGTVQVAALYANQDLILAFYGGANVRALVRQGAFCLSRAYRLSRHALSHKYSDKALNLHTLTAAGQLALRVREAVHQLLSTWIHYDESIPVVADWRSLDTSFGAFHSQIEVSGSHGVNHSFAPQYLDLGDSFVANWRKSVLVPDWSEWDEAVISAIASLEFAALRPGEDFQVMVYSLTFLHFNIDLVPALNYGGLGLGVAQALGMLFISAYLQDVSRRKHISALLDCVTAGSFLHGRNAMVALAEIITSKALINAYTSGAQEDGDRLMGLELYDNRQLLFIAACYMKCEVTQKASVLGLCDSSFQFMPEFAEAFGCSPGTPLNPLRQCRLSS, translated from the exons GCCTCTACGCTGACCACGCGCCATGGCAGTTTCTCCTCGTAGGCGCATGCCACGGGcagaagaagaagcagcagctGACGAAGAGGATGGATTCTTCGATGTGGTCTGGGACAGAGAGCGAAAAGAAAACCTCTGGCCACTCCAAGTCCAGGGCTAAGCCCAAGAAAAAGTCCTCGCGGCGATCCTCAAAGCGGGCCCGCAAACGCAGTACAACCTCTCCCGGCGTCGCCGAGGTGGAGGATGCAGTCCTGTCGCTGTCCGTGGATTCCCGTCGGCCTAGTACGTCCACGCAGGCCGAGGCGTCGACGAAGTCCTCCACTGAACGGCACAAGGACCCTCGAGCCGCGAGCGAACGGACGTCGATCGCTGGGAGTATGGGTGTCACTGAGGACCAAAGCGCCATCGCTAACTCAG agatACCCCGATCAGCGCTGACATTTCTGCCGGCAGCATCGGAGTCGATGGCAGCTTTCGCATCGCCTGAGCCAGCGGTGCCCGCTTCGCACCACATACCCGAAGAGGACCTGGTTTCGCGGGTGCCACTGGCGACCCTGCCACCTTCAACGATGATGTCAATGCGTCCTTTCACACAGAGGAAAGACGCAACCAAGGGCGCGGTGGCAAAGCACGAGTCTGTGATGAAGACACGCATGACCACGGCGCACGACGTTTTCACCCCTCATAGCGGGATCGCCCGGTGGCGGAAAGACGTCCAACCAGACCTCGTCgat GTCACCGAAACTGGCCCGTCAATGCCTCAGTGGTTCATCACGGCTCTCATCGCACTCATCGCCTGCACCATCGTGTTCGCCCTCTTGCTGAGCAGAATGTTCCTGCCAGACGTGAGAAGCGTCCCGTGCAAGACGCACGAGTGCCTCGAGTACGGGCGCCGACTTGCCTCCTCGCTGAACACATCGGTCAGTCCCTGCCACAGCTTCACCAACTTCGTCTGCGATGGCTGGCGGCGAGAgagcgcgctctcggtgcaggaCGACCTCGTGTGGGAGACGCTGGACCGCATCGGGCGCCTTGTGCGCCGTATCAAGGTCCCCAGCAGTGGCCAGAATGACTTGCAGAGGGCGGCCGCCGCCTACAAGAGCTGCTACGACGTCGCCCAAGGCAATAGAGATGAACTCCCCGCCGTGAGGCAAGCCCTGGCCGAAGCCGGCATCACGTGGCCACGCCGTCCCGCCAAAGTCGACGTCCTTCGCGTGGCCCTGTACGCAAGCGTCAAGCTCGGCTGGGACGTCTTCCTGCGCGTATTTCCCATGCAGGTCGATGGTCGCGATGTAGTGGTCGTCAGTCGCGGTGTGTCCTTCGTGCAGCTAAACCATCAGTTCACGATGCAGAGGACATTAGTCGAGAAGGAAGACTTCTTTTACGCGCTCAAAAATAGTTTTGAAAACGGCGACGCGGGCAACGAAGCGACCTTCAGGGAGTTGACTCACATTGAGAAGATAGCCATGGGCGAGCTGTCACAGGTGTACAACGTCATGACAGCGCCAGTAGACCTGCCGCCTGGCACCTTCAGCAGGTGGGGGTCGCAGAGTCTCTCCGAGAGCAGCTGGCGCCGCGTCCTCGCAGAACTCGACTTCAATGTGACCGGCGACTTGGTCTTCCGCGTACTGAGGCTAAAATACGTGAAAGCATTCGTCGAGCTGTGGCGCATTCTCGGGGACACGAACCTGTACTGGCTAGTCTCCTGGGGCACAGTGCAGGTGGCAGCGCTGTACGCGAACCAAGACCTTATCCTAGCTTTTTACGGTGGAGCGAACGTTCGCGCGTTGGTTCGTCAAGGTGCCTTCTGTTTGAGCAGAGCCTACCGGTTGTCGAGACACGCCCTCTCCCACAAATACAGTGACAAGGCTTTAAACCTGCACACGCTCACCGCTGCCGGACAACTCGCTCTCCGGGTTCGCGAAGCCGTGCACCAGCTGCTATCGACGTGGATTCATTACGACGAGAGCATTCCTGTAGTAGCCGATTGGCGCTCGCTGGACACGTCGTTCGGCGCATTCCACAGCCAAATCGAAGTCAGCGGGAGCCATGGCGTCAACCATTCATTCGCGCCTCAATATCTGGATTTGGGCGACTCGTTTGTCGCGAACTGGCGCAAGTCAGTCCTGGTGCCCGACTGGAGTGAGTGGGACGAGGCCGTCATAAGCGCCATCGCGTCGCTCGAGTTTGCCGCGTTGCGGCCGGGAGAAGACTTTCAAGTGATGGTCTACTCCCTGACCTTCCTGCACTTCAACATCGACCTGGTTCCCGCGCTTAACTATGGAGGCCTGGGTTTAGGAGTTGCCCAAGCGCTGGGCATGCTATTTATCTCCGCCTACCTGCAGGACGTCTCCAGGCGCAAGCACATCAGCGCCTTGTTGGACTGCGTTACGGCCGGAAGCTTCTTGCACGGCCGGAACGCCATGGTTGCCTTAGCTGAGATTATCACGAGCAAAGCACTGATTAACGCCTACACGAGCGGTGCGCAGGAGGACGGCGACCGACTTATGGGACTTGAATTATATGACAACAGGCAGCTCTTGTTCATCGCTGCCTGCTATATGAAGTGCGAGGTCACGCAAAAGGCAAGCGTGCTCGGACTCTGTGACTCGAGCTTCCAATTCATGCCAGAGTTTGCTGAAGCTTTCGGCTGTTCTCCAGGAACACCCTTGAACCCATTGAGACAGTGCAGACTGTCAAGTTGA